Proteins from a single region of Nerophis lumbriciformis linkage group LG36, RoL_Nlum_v2.1, whole genome shotgun sequence:
- the LOC133576757 gene encoding phospholipase A and acyltransferase 4-like → MATHREVKPQPGDLIEIFRPGYQHWALYVGDGLVVHLAPPSECPGAGPSSMMSILADRGLVKMEELWTVVGNDRYRVNNILDDKYQPRSVYVIVREAKRLVGHMVSYSLFSANCEHFVTNLRYGKPESRQVGLLF, encoded by the exons ATGGCGACACAT CGTGAAGTGAAACCACAGCCTGGGGACTTGATAGAGATCTTCAGGCCGGGCTACCAGCACTGGGCTTTGTATGTGGGCGACGGCTTGGTGGTCCATTTGGCTCCCCCCT CGGAGTGTCCAGGTGCGGGCCCCAGCAGCATGATGTCCATCTTGGCGGACAGGGGCCTGGTGAAGATGGAGGAGCTGTGGACGGTGGTGGGGAACGATCGCTACCGAGTCAACAACATCCTGGATGACAAATACCAACCCCGCTCAGTCTATGTCATCGTGAGAGAAGCCAAAAGGCTGGTGGGCCACATGGTGTCCTACAGCCTCTTCAGTGCAAACTGTGAGCACTTTGTCACCAACCTGCGCTACGGAAAACCAGAGTCCCGCCAGGtagggcttttattttga